The sequence acacacgcgcacacacgccgCCAAAGTTCAACGACCATGCAGAGGATCCAGAGTCACCGATATGGAggcaacaaaataaatgaatacagtaCATCTTTCTCTTTCCCCTCCACATGAAATTGCgcgaacacacactcacacaatcaCTCACAAAAGGAGCACAGGGGAGCACGCGGGTTCTGGGGATGGGAGGAGGTGGAATGTGATTCTGCAGTGGAGGGGTCAGATGAAAACTGCAAACGTGAGAGGTGGAAGCTTATTCTTCCAATGTACGGAAGGCGTTCTGCATGTCCTCCACCAGCTGAGCATATTCAGCCTTGATCTTAGCCTCGCCTTCCTTCACCGGGTCCTGTGCCAACAAAGAAATACAGTCTTACGATGTGAACAGAAAACAGGAGGCCTAGGCAGATGTTGTGCTTAAGCTTTGGTCGTCATCCTCACTGTGCCTACAGATGTCATTCCAAAAATAGCTCTTTCAAATACACAGCCCCTTTTTCTGCTGGAACGATGATCAGACTTATTGACAAAATTGTCAGAGCTTTTGGTTGATAAAATCTATTGtttatcagacctttaggggggctcagcccctaatggtAATGTGACACgaatacagtgccttgcaaaagtgtccccaccccaaaaaaaaagctactGAACAAAGTCAGCTAAAGTTTTTTGACACTATGATGGAACTAAACCTGACACTTtataaagtcacagtaataACGACCAATTTGACACATTGTTCTAACATTCAGCAATTGCAGTTGCTTATGTTTTCAATTTGGGTTCAAATCTGTGTCATGTAATTACCAACTTCTTCCCTGGGAACTACAAAACGTTAAACTTCACAACCGcactcctcctctccctctggcAGATCAGATAGAGACTCAGCCAAAGGCGGGAGTCTGGCACAACCACCTCCGATTGGCCAAAACTACGTTTCTGTTGATGGTAACTGTTTGTTCACAAACACTCACTTGAAGCACtacaattgattaaaaaaaaaaaaattatacaattTTAAGGATGGCTAGGATGCAATTTAAAAAGGGGCCTAAAAGGGGTCTAAAATCGCCCATTCTGTTTGCATTATTGTTGTAACAATGTTTTCATGCTACCTCTTTCCAGGTCTGAAACATCAAAAGAAACCCCGATGGGTGGGGGTCCTCGCATCAGATATAAAGCAATTCAACTTTCTACTTTCTTACTGTGATTGTCTCAATGTCCTCAGTGTATTGCATAATCCTGTCAAGAATCAGCAGAGAGACTCTTTATCTGATGTAAATCCAGACCTGCTGCCACACATTTCAAACAAATACTGCACTGTTGATAAGGCAAAAGTCAAATCAAAAACTGCTGATCAACTTTGATTcttggttttggttttgatttATCTTCCGATTTCTTTTGATTGTGAGTTTTAGAGCTTGAAAACCATTCCATAGTTTACAAGAAATAGCaagtaaaaagtctgaaaaaatgttttgctatGTCTATGAACTTAGAATTaccagagaacacacacacacacacacacacacacacacacacacacacacacacacacacacacacacacacacacacaccacacacacacacacacacacacacacaccacacacacacacacacacacaacacacacacacacacccacacacacacacacacacttgaatttCATTGAGCTGATCCTGTAAAGGATTTCTCCCATGTGCTCCTTGATCATGGCCCAAGTGATCTTGTTGTCGCTCTGAGCTGTGGTCTCCACTGCGTGCCTCGCCATGTCGTAGAAAGAGATCATGTTGGAGAGGATGCCCACTGTCTTATAGAAGGGACAGAATCTGAGGAGATGGACACAAGAAAAGTATGATTGATAAGTTACCAGTGAGATTTACGTGCACAGAAAACATGCAACAATGGAGTTTCATCTCACTTTCTCTCCAGGGTGTCCAACATCTATTTGAACTCATTGATTGAAGTGAGTGAGAGTATGATGTTACCTGTCATAAGGCGTGTAACCGTTCTGCTGCAGgaagtcatctttgatcagttTGGCCACCTCCAGGGTGATTTTATCTGTTTCTGCCAGTGAtgcctgtcaaaaaaaaaaaattattgaaaaatgtattgaacCAAGAAGATTTGgaataaatatatatgcatTTCAATGGACCACAATGGAAAATAAGTCCTGgactgtattgtgtttttatccttgATTGTATTTTCATGTGCATTTttgatacaattaaataaatcaaaaatcaatGCATTTTGGACTTTGAAGCTACATACAGGGAAAGGAGAGTTCATCCAAAGATCAAGATGCCGCTGACTTTATGCTGAATTACCTTTCCGACAAGCTGCACAATCTCAGCcaggtcctcctcctcctgcaggATCTCCTTGGCCTTGGTACGGAGGGGCACAAACTCGGGGAAATGCTTGTCATAATACTCATCCAGAGCACGAGTGTATTTGCTGTAGCTGATCAGCCAGTTCACTGAGGGAAAGTGCTTCCTCTGAGCCAGCTTCTTATCCAGACCCCAGAACACCTGTCAGAGGAAATAACCAcagcataataaaataaagaacgGAGCACCTTTAAATCAACAAAGCTTAATCAGAGTGGTGATAGGAGCTGAATTTGATCATTTACCTGTACAATACCAAGGGTGGCTGAAGTGACAGGGTCTGAGAAATCACCACCAGGGGGTGATACACTGAACAAAGAACAGACCATTTAATTTAAGTTAGTTATAGTCCATACAAGATGTGCTGGGTAACGTCTCCCTCTAGTGGAATAAAGCTGTACTCACGCTCCGACAATACTGACGCTGCCCTCCCTCTCGGGGTTGCCCAGACACTTCACCCTTCCAGCACGCTCATAGAAGGAGGCGAGACGGGCGCCCAGGTAGGCAGGATAACCACTGTCTGCGGGCAgatacagaaaatactttttgtacACAGGTGACAGGCTTTATGCTTTCTACTAGGTAAACAGGACTacacaaaatataaagtaaaagagttgaaccacaaaacaaagaggCACTAGCTCCAACTACTGTAGAGTGGAATTtaagaataaaaaatgaaactatGTGCCAGGTGGTGTATTTAGTTTAAAGATTGTCTTCACATCTGCGCACCAATTCACTTACTTTGCTTTTACGATTTAGAAGAAGGCAGAAGCATCAATGACCCAGACTACTAAATCAAGTTGTCATTTTAACCTCAGACACTGAgtactgtgctttttttttaggattattttttggggcttttccctttatttgatagtgacagtagatagacaggaaagggggtagagaaagagaaggagtgacacgcagcaaagggccgcaggtgggattcgaacccgggccagactcagcctacatggggcacacGCCTCTTACTGAGTGAGCAAGAGCCCGCCCCGAGTACTGTGCTTTTTAgtatacattttaattgcacTGCAACTACAGCCCAGTTGGATACTATTTTTAATATTGATAAATCCAtagattattttattgattCATGGTTAAGTCTATACACTGCACACTCTAAATATATGACAAATATCCATCATAAGTTTCCAAAGCCCTTTGTAGCGTCTTCaaattacttgttttgtttgacaaacAGTCCAAAAAACTATGTTCTCCATGAAAGAAGCCTGAATTCTCTTCTTTTAGCTCCTATTAATATCTCCAGAAGATTCCAAACTTACCAGCAGGCATCTCAGCCAGACGGCCAGAAATCTCCCTGAGAGCCTCGGCCCAACGGGAGGTTGAGTCGGCCATCATGCTCACGTTGTATCCCATGTCTCTGAAGTACTCAGACAGCGTGATTCCTGCAAAACAGACTGAGTAAGTAGGCATTCATCGTGTGTTTTAATCTACATGCAAGCTAGTCTATAttcacgatgttccacttccgagaTCTCTCCGGCGCTGGATGAAGGTCTTTTAAGCCGTTATCcatcaccttctgctttctttgtgtttaaactctggtggatttatgaggactatggttaactggtcctcagatcgcTGCAGAGTacattgagacagctagctagactatctgtccaatctgagttttctctcgcaagactaaaattaaattttttccaATAAACCAGGGCACGATTTTCtccaatcccagaatgctgtatggacttgccagaccctccttcacagcgctgtgggggaaggtctggcaatgggagACTACATGCAAGCATGAATGCGACTCTTTATTTTGACATAAGTGATCAAAGAGTATACACCTGTATAAATGGAGGCTTCTCTGGCAGCTACAGGCATGTTAGAGGTGTTAGCCACCAGAGCTGTtctcttcatgatgctctccgTCTTCCCGTCCACCTCCATGGTCAGCTGTTGATCAGACAACACCTTCAGTCCCTCTGAACACCAGTCAAGTTAGGATACAACGCCACGGCTGTCTCTACCCACCTCGGGGAAGTCTCGCAGTACTTCTGACATCTCGTTACCACGCTCCCCGCAGCCTACGTAGACAATGACATCACTGTTGGAGTACTTGGACAGGGACTGAGAGATGACAGTCTTTCCACAGCCAAAGGCTCCTGGGATGGCAGTGGTTCCTCCCTGCACACATCTTCACACAGGGAAGAGTACATATGGGGGAAAACAATTTCAACACGTCTGGAgtgaaaaggttaaaaaaggaGGATTGTGAGACTTACGGGAAAAGGGCGTCCAACACTCTCTGTCCTGTCAGCAGCGGGTGATTTGCCTGCAGCTTCTCTGTGACGGGTCGTACTTGTCGAACCGGCCACACCTGCACCATGGTGAACTTCTCCTTCACCCCCTCAAACTCCAGTTCCATCACCACGTCCTGACGCAGACAAACACAATCAACACAAAGCAACATCTAACAGTCTGGATAGATGCGGCTGGAGGTGTGGTAAACTCACGGAGACGTCGTAGTTTCCAGGCGGAGCCACGTAGGTAACGGTGCCTCTGTTTCTAGGAGGCAGCATGATCTTGTGCTTGATGAGGGAGTTCTCGTACACCATGCCATAGATGTCTCCTCCTGTGATGTGACTGCCAACCTAACAGTGATAAAAAAGGGAAGTTGACCTCTGACCATTTACACATGTCAAGCTGAAGGTTTGAACTCTGCACAGACACAAACCCGCAGGCTCTTGCCGGGAGAAAACTCCCACTTGAGGTCTCGGTTGAGGGCTCCGATGTTCACACCTCTGGGGATGTAGATGCTTTGTGTGATGTCATTGATGTCCTTAAGTGGTCGCTGGATACCATCAAAGATGGACCCCATGATTCCTGGACCCAACTCCACAGAGAGAGGTTTTCCTGTCCGCAGCACAGGATCTCCAACAGACACGCCGGCTGGATTCAAGCTCAGGAAAAACGTTTGGACGGGACTGTAGGACTGTTTCTAATAATAACTTTCACATACTGCAATGCATTCAAGTGTAAGACGCCAACATTAGTCAGTCTGAAAATcagaaaatcaatttaaaacagaCCAGGAACTGTATAACTATTCATTTGTTTACCTCCTCCCAGTTTATGGGACAGAACAATTGCTGACCTTATCTTAGggttattgtcatttctttcttaGTCACTTTAGAATAAAGATATTTGCTTCATTATGTACTTCGATTTTTAACAAGAACATTTGTTGTATTGCATTCAAAATATTGTCAATTAAATGTTCCTATTTTGTACCATCTCATTCTTTAAAGAGCCATTAGATATCAGAATATGAAACTTACATTTTCCTTTCTTGTGTCATTTTTGACTCAACCTGACggctaaaaataaaagtacatcTTATAGCAGGCATCCAATGGGACCATATTAAAGCTGTGACATCAAGTAAAGGCAGGGAAGGGTCAAAAGGATACATGTCTCCTCGTAGACCTGGATGGTGGCCATGTCTCCCTCCAGCCTGATAATCTCTCCCACCAGCTCACTGTGGCCGACACGAACCAGCTCATACATAGCTGCTCCTGCCATGGCCGTAGCTGTCACCACTGTGCAAACAAACAAGTGTCAACAATCAGACTGAATAGAAATTAAACAATCAAACCCTGTGAAGCCaaaaagcagcagcagacaagtctgtccttttttttcttgccatCTCAGCTCAAATATTGTAGTAAAGATGAGCCTGCAGCCTGCCTCTGTTTTAAAGGCTTCTGCAGTAATGCTGTTGTTATAAGAGCAAAGTGAAGAAAGAACTAGATACTGATGCACTTGTGGTGGCCAACCTGGTCCAGAGACTCCATGAACAAATCCAAActcgctctccctctcctcaTCCCTGATCTTGGGCAGCTTGGACATGTCCATCTTCACCGGTTATTAGTCTGACTGGAAGGAGAGCAGAGAGGGATGATGAGAGGGCGACATTAGGCAACAGAAAAGGAGAGGGCAAAATTAACTGGAGGAGGACTGGAGGCCATCCTCTCCTCTGTAATGTCACTTACAAAAATAACCTCTGTCTACATTTAAATTACTAAGAAATTGTAATAGCAGTCATAAAGCAACTGTGAGTAAGAGTGCTTTGAATGATTACTGCTGTTACCATACAGTGCTACTTATCTGAACTCAACTGGTTAATATGAAGAGAATTAAATCTAGATTTGGTCATATAAAGTAATCACTGTATGCAGCAGGGTCTTTCCCATTTTCCGACTTAAAATCTTGATGccaaatcaaaacataaaacagtTTGTTATTACATTTGTGTAAAAGTAAAGTTCTTCATTCTGCATCATTGTCGGCATGatgtttaacataaaaatagCTTTTTTCACAAcagattcagaaaaaaaaaattcattatcaaaaggcagaaaaaatATTTGAGTGGCACCGTTCTGGTACCTTGGTAGTTTTACCTACCGTCTTTTTATTTCTCANNNNNNNNNNGCCTGATCTGGGcaatcccccccctccccccccatctCCTTATCCTGCTTGGCTGCACTCACTTCAGGTGCACTAGTACAGTCAGCATGACACATTAGGGTAACATTAGAGGGTAATGCTACAGAGCAGGATGTTCTtcgtttttttcttcacatgcATATGTACAGGCAGTACATGTATGTAAACATGCTCCTTTGTACAGGCTGACAAACGTCTCTCAGGGGTGCATCAATGTTTCTGTCTCATACTATTAATATTCAGCCATTTTCACATCACATATCTGCTGTGGAGTAACACAGACACAAGCTGTCATCAGTCGTGACATTAATCCACCCCTGACTGCAGATGCTCTGCACACACTACAGAGAATCCGCAATACAAAGTGTGCTCCACACGCACACAGCAGATCCAGTCAACATGCTCATACTATTTATATTTGGTATTTCTCATTGTCTATCAGACAATCATATCACACATTGAGTACTCTACAGCCATGCCCTTTTCTTGTCCTTCCAACTGATGCACAGATCTTCCTGTTTACGCTAGGCTGCTTAACCCATCTCTGCAGGAAAATAGCAGCTCCACCAACAGGCCAATGCAGGAATTACAAGAATGACACCTAAAAAGGCTTCACTGAAGAAAAGACCAATGACATCCAAGATTTGCTTGATTTCAATTGGTAATTCTGTGTTCCCCATCTCAGAGACAAACTGAGCAAACCTTAACTATTTACAGACTTGCGTATCAATGCCaactgatgttttttaaagagCCACCAAATAGCTGCATACACTGGGAAGAGAAGGTATTGTTCTGATGATTAATTCAAAGAAGATCTGACAATTCTCTACCTGCTTGAATACTTAAAATACTACAAATCAAACTAGATTTACAtgtaaacctttaaaaaaaatctgttatgacaatattacaatatttgttACAAGCCTCCTTCCAAGTAGTTAAGGCCACGttgtcttgtaaaaaaaaaaaacagacaccgCACTTGATCATATGATCCTGGCACATGACTGGCTGGCCTCCCTGTATGAGTCTCTTTAAGGAAGTGGAAAACTAGAATGGTGCAAAACTGGGAAGTACAAATTATGACTGTGTGGACACACTGGATAAATTCTTCCCTCTGACTACAGTTCTCTACAGAAAATAGGCATGCTAAAGATAATcgtactttttattattatgttgctGACCCATATGTTATATTGGCTAATTTGTGATGGATagtagacagaaaaaaaagtcggTAATAGTCAACTATGAGACGTGTAACCCAGGCAGAGAGTTTACTGTACCTGTATTTTTTCTAAAGCGGGTTAACAACACTGAGAAGATGCATGTATTGGTGTCTGCGGCCAAATAGGCTTAGAAATGTTACATGTAAGTGAGACGATCACGCAAGACATCCTGACACACTGATGTTAATTGCAAACTCTTTAAATGCAGGTAGCTGATCGCAGCTAAATTATACGGTTTTAATGGAGAACCAAATAACATGACAAGATAAAATGGAATGGCAATGGCCTGGTGGCCTGTACATGATAACGTATAAAGTTGGCCTCAATGCAGGCATATACATCATATCTGCAATGAGTTATGGCTGTCATTTCCACTCAATCCCACTTTGTTTTAGTACTGAAAACAACGGCAGGTAGCTTCGTAGGTTATTCGGTGTTATGAAAACGATAGCAAGACTGCTCGGCCTGGCTGAAAATTGCTGGTTCTACCGTTTTGACGCAACGGGTTATCTACATTACATTATCAACACGCAACAAAGCCAATGCCAGTTTAAAATATCGAGAACACAGGTCACAAAACCTATAATAGTTACCGTCTGGTTGTGAAGAGGTGGTTTACTGTCTTGCCTCGAGAGAGAAACGATGGGTGCTGTAGTGCGTGACAGCAGACAGAGATCAGCTGACTTCATTCACTGCTGCTTGGTTTTACTGCTTGGCCCCTGAGACTGCCGCCATTTTGGATCCACCAAATTTGTATTCCTAGGATGGCGAAGGCATGACCCACCCTACTCTCcggttctctctctctgattggCTATTACTCGTTGCCTGTTCTGGTTGGGTTGGTTAGATTTAGGCAAGAAGAGTgggattggttggggttagtgtAAGAATGtaatggtaagccaatcagagacagagacttgcagagtagggcgggacaTGTCTTTGCCATCCTAGGAAAAcagaagaaataagaaatacataaaaacatatgtACGATAATTGTGtcatacatatgttttttttatgtatttctattttttctttatattattattatatattgcagtatactgtacatattcacatacatatttcttattttttctaatatatatatatgaactgTATTCCTATTCAAGGATGGGTGCAACTGTAATATAACCCCGGGGATAAATAAAGTACTGATTCTAATTCTGAGCGAGCTGCTATCTCTAACGTGCAGAAGATCTTTACAGCAAAGTTTGAGCCAAAATGGAGGCGTTATCACGAATTAGAATCAGAAATaagtatctctctctctctcacacacacactcactcacacacacacacacacacaNNNNNNNNNNcacacacacacacacacacacacacacacacacacacaacataatcTAAAATGTGGTGATGTTAAAGGTAATAAATGTTCTATATCCATGAAttgtatttattgattgattattaTGTTTCTTGCTATGTCTGGTTATTGGTTTGGTTATGAATGTAATACAaggtttatgtttttaatttggttTTCGTGACAGTGTATTAAAAAGCATTTGCCTttaaacataacaaaataaaaaaactactgAAACAGCTTCAAAATGTAGTTGTACCAGAGACGGTTTTTATAAACCTTTATTATACTGTGTCTATGGAAGGATATAAACCGGTAGAACATGAATATATTAAAAGGGCATAATTTGCCCTGAATATAGCCTCACAGGCTGTGTTTCCTCTCAGGTTTCCTACAAATCGCGTTAATAATACATCCATGACAATTCCCCATGGATGTAATAGCAAATCCTGTCTCGTTTAATCCCAACCATGGCCCAGCTAAATCTAACcttaatttttcaaatttggCGTTAACACATATTGTATTATAACATAAACACGGGGTTATCAAAATGAATATGGTTGTTTTAACATGTATGTTGTAACGTAACCATAGAGGCATTATATTTAATGTAACCAGCTAAAGAAAGCTCACCTCTTGCTTGACTGGCACAGTATCCTGAAAGACCAAAACTCAGGGTATCAATATCCTTCTAACAATTTGCAGAAGTGCTTATGCGCATGCGGGGGTCAGGGTTGACAGTCTCCACACAGTCGTGGAAGGAGTTCGGCGGCTAAGCTAACTGCAACCACCgcaactagctagctacatgtGGAGGGTAAAACGGGAAGCATCCCCGACCCTAACTCTGTCAAAATCCCTCTTTTTTACCCAAAACAACTCTAAAGTTCAGCCTCGTCGAATATAAGGGATATTATCTGTTAACAATGAAAGGGTGAGTGTAAGCTTCTAAGTCACGAATAAGTAGCTTAGCACGAGTAAAGTTTttcatgtctgtttttttctacgAGGGGAGGAGACGGCTaggctagctagcttgctaagcTACTTTAAGTTATATGTAGGACAAAAATTACCATCGACAGCTCCGTTACCGAAACAGTTCCGTCACGGATATTCCAGTTAACTTAAGCCACTTGTCGGTTCAATTAGGTCGCTAACAAGctgagctaactagctagctagctgctaactGGGAAGCTGAGTCAGTAAATCCGCTTCAACAGGCAGACCTAGATTTCAAGTAACGTGTATGTTCGCAATGAAGTCGACAATGCGCTCAACTGAGCTTAAGCTGCAGTAAGGTAGCCAAGTCAGTTAAGAAATTGACTAGACAAGTTACTGGCACACTGAGCCTATGTTGGTCAACCCCGTGATAACGTTACACCCGACATCCACTTCAGAGTCTGTTCCAGTGATGTCAAAGTGATGCTTGACGTAGAAACATCTTTTTGTCTACGGTGTGGTTTCTCAGATGACGTCAAGCGATTAACGCTCAACTGTGTTCAAATGTTCAGATAGGATTTCAGAGACTGTTTGAAGTTTAGGCGGATGCTGCTGGTACTGTATCTTGATAAACAAAGCACGTGACCAGCAGCTGTCTTTTGGATGGGTACTATCCTATAAATACCACGGTGAACCACTCAACTAGCTATAAGAGCTGAAGAGATGTTTGGATTACTTACTAAATCACTGTAACACATATTCCCAAGTATTCTTGACTCTTGAGTTTAGCAGGTACCATATCAATTTCTTAGTAAATATAAGGCAAGAATATCAAAATTATTGGCTaggtatttatgttttttgaaacAGTGGATTGTGTCTGGCAAGGACATACGATGTGTGACATCCCATTGTGCTGTGTGACATTTGTATGTCATTGTGGCACAGCTTCCACCACATCTTGATTGGGCCGTGGGGATTAATTTTACCTAGAGGCTGCAgcttcaaaaataataaaatgaacaatCCTCCAGCCAATCATCTGCAGCTCAGTAATGTTCAGCAGT is a genomic window of Etheostoma spectabile isolate EspeVRDwgs_2016 chromosome 22, UIUC_Espe_1.0, whole genome shotgun sequence containing:
- the atp6v1ab gene encoding V-type proton ATPase catalytic subunit A; its protein translation is MDMSKLPKIRDEERESEFGFVHGVSGPVVTATAMAGAAMYELVRVGHSELVGEIIRLEGDMATIQVYEETSGVSVGDPVLRTGKPLSVELGPGIMGSIFDGIQRPLKDINDITQSIYIPRGVNIGALNRDLKWEFSPGKSLRVGSHITGGDIYGMVYENSLIKHKIMLPPRNRGTVTYVAPPGNYDVSDVVMELEFEGVKEKFTMVQVWPVRQVRPVTEKLQANHPLLTGQRVLDALFPCVQGGTTAIPGAFGCGKTVISQSLSKYSNSDVIVYVGCGERGNEMSEVLRDFPELTMEVDGKTESIMKRTALVANTSNMPVAAREASIYTGITLSEYFRDMGYNVSMMADSTSRWAEALREISGRLAEMPADSGYPAYLGARLASFYERAGRVKCLGNPEREGSVSIVGAVSPPGGDFSDPVTSATLGIVQVFWGLDKKLAQRKHFPSVNWLISYSKYTRALDEYYDKHFPEFVPLRTKAKEILQEEEDLAEIVQLVGKASLAETDKITLEVAKLIKDDFLQQNGYTPYDRFCPFYKTVGILSNMISFYDMARHAVETTAQSDNKITWAMIKEHMGEILYRISSMKFKDPVKEGEAKIKAEYAQLVEDMQNAFRTLEE